The nucleotide window CTCCTCTTTGCTCTCTTGAAATGTACTGTCAATAAGGAAACTGATAAAAGTAAAAATACCTGCTGCCCAGCACAACCTGTACCAGCGTGAGCACAACTGGGAAGGAGACATTTTGTCAGCAAAGAGGGAACTTGGTGAACAACAATCGCTCTGCTACTGGGGTGACAGTATAAACGTGATGCTTAGGGATTGTCCAGACCAGGAAAATGGGTGTCCATGAGgacaggccaaaggggaggatgACAGCTAACCCCAACCCGTGCCTGGGCGATGTCAGCACTGCAAACAGAATGGTGTGTTTACATCAGGATAGCTACCTCGAGCACGTCGACTCCAAGGGAAATCTTAGAGTAGAAGACAAAAACCTAGTCCCCTTTCACTCAGTGAGACTACTTGTGGTCACCCCAATTTCCCCCACCTCGGGCTGATGGAAACTCCTTGCTGGAAGGACACACACTCCAGTGACTCACATGAGAAAGGACCACGGGATTCACCTAGAGAAGGGCGACCTGTAAAAGACACGAGTGTTCAACACACGAGGGGTCTGAGAGAACAGAGTGACACACATGGTGCAAACAAACCAAAAGGTCACTATGTGGGAATtagcaaatgtgttttgttttttttaatttttttctccgcCCTACACAGAGTTTCtatgctgtctctctctcctgtgaACACTCTGATGTCTTTTAAGGGGTGAGCTCCGGGTGaaacttttcccgcactcagagcatctataaggtctctctcccgtgtgAATTCTCTGATGCACAATGAGGTCTGAGCTCACACTGAAGCCTTTCCCGCAATCACAGCATtgatagggtctctctcctgtatgCCTTGCCTGATGTGTAATTAGAGTTGATTTCTGTCTGAAcagtttcccacactcacagcactcATAGGGGCGCTCTcccgtgtggatcctctgatgtgcaTTAAGGGATGAACTCTGTGTGAAAGTTTTTCCACAATCAGAGCACTGATGAGGTATCTTTCCCATGTGGATATTCTGATGTTCAATAAGGTCTGACTTTACAGAGAAGCTTTCCCCACACTCACAACATTCGTAGGGtctctcacctgtgtggatcctctgatgtttaTTAAGGGCTGAgctctgagtgaagcttttcccgcactcacagcatttgtagggtttctctcctgtgtgcaaTCTGTGATGTCGAATAAGGTGaaagctctgactgaagcttttcccacactcacagcactcGTAGgttctctcccctgtgtggatcctctgatgtttaTTAAGGGCTGAGCTCtgaatgaagcttttcccgcactcacagcatttgtagggtttctctcctgtgtggatcttCTGATGTATAAGAAGACCTGAGCTCCGAGTGaactttttcccacactcactacatGTATACGgtcgctctcctgtgtggatcctctgatgatTAATAAGGTCTGACCTGTCggtaaagcttttcccacactcacagcattcataaggtttctctcctgtgtggatcctctgatgtttaACGAGACCTGAGCTCTGAGTGaactttttcccacactcactacatGTATACGGTcgttctcctgtgtggatcctctgatggttAATAAGGGTGGAGCTCagagtgaaggttttcccgcactcactgcattcatggggtttctctcctgtgtggatcctgtGATGTCGAATAAGGTGAATGCTCtgactgaaggttttcccacacacactgcatccatagggcctctctccagtgtggattctcttatGTTTTAAAAGGCCTGAGTGGCTAGTGAAATGTtttccacactcagcacatgtgttttttctctctcctgtagGTATTCTTGGCTGAGCTGTGGTTTCCAGGAGGTCCTGGTGAGTTCCCTGACAATTAATGGAGTTACCCACTTTCTCCGCTGGCTGGTTTCTCTgccctctctctggcctgtgctgactCTCACAGACTTTCCCCTGCACACGATGCCTGGACACATTCCCTCTGGAGCCATGCGATAATCCCCCATGTGATGCCACTTGCTCAGAATTTTCCTGCTGAGTATTCTGCTTCTTCTCCTCACTCACCATCCCAgcacctgctgggacagagagagaaacctcagACACAGGGATGGAAAAGGGGGAAACAAGCCAAAATCAGAGCTGGAGAGACAGAAAAGAAACCTAGTAGCTGAATTCTCCAAAACTCTTCCCCAtagggaagagaggaggggaaCAATTCTGCCTCCACATCCCCTCAGGGAGGGAGCTCTGCCAGGTGTCAGTCAGGATGTGCAGGAAGCCATGAGCAACAGCTGCCCTGAGGATACAAGGCCGCCTGGGGATGCTCCTGAACCCCGAGAGCTCACAAGGCTTTCAAGGACTCCCAGCTGTTTCCTTTAGGCACTATGAGCTTTGAGTTGGTTTAATGATCCCTCACCTACACAGGCACCTCTCGGCATCTCCCCTTCCTCACAGCCCTGGAGATCCGGGACCCACGGCTCCTCCCctcgttccagctgggagatcacatcaggtttggaaactggacaCCCTGCTCAGGGGAAAGAAAACAAGGGAGATCAGGGGAATTCATGGGACATTTCTATCAGTTTAAGCCCAGCCCATTTTACAGCAGTGAAATCCTGGGGGCAGCTCCTCAGATGCAGGAGACTCTCCATATGAGGGATTTAACTATCCCCAcctctgctgggaacacacacagccagacacagcTCAGCAAAGGGGCTCCTCAAACAAAGAGACAGGAACTCCGTGTTCCAGGAAGTTAAGGCTCCAGCCAGAGGGGAAGTTACACTGGACCTGCTTTGTCATCCCAGAGAGAAACCTGGAGAGAACGGGAGAGTTGTAGGAGACCCGGGACCAGTGAGCATGGGCTGGTGGGATTCAGCGCAATGAGGAATAGGTGGGACAGGGGTGTCATTTAATGTcgtatctcagggcttgtctacacttgagaCACTGCAACTCTACTGCTGTAGGGAGCTGGTGTAGACACTGGGCTTTCCTGCCAGTGCAGGTCATCCACCTCCCCCAGAGGCAATGGCTAGgtcaacagaaatattttttggtTAAAGACCAACTATTCTAACTACCCTAAATTCCACAGGTTTTTTCGGAATGTCTTCAAATTTGCTGGACAAATTTTTCATGGGCATTCAGGGAAGAGTCTGTGGTCCAAATATGGGGTGATTTGTTAAAGAGGATCCTAAGATACAGCCCCCACACATAAGGTAGCTTTTTACAAAATCATCTTGATCTGGTAACATTTGCTTGCACACAGCTGGGACTGAAACTATGGTTCTGATTTCCCCCCGACTGAGCTCAGTCACTTGGCATTGATCTCAGTTAGTAGGTGCCCCCCCTTGTTTCTTTGGGTTGGCTGTTGTCATTGAACCTGAGCTACACCCATGAATGTGAGATTGAGCCCCATATCTGCTACCTTTCAGACAACGCATGTTGTCCTTTTTTCTTGCATTCAGCAGAAGTTCACCTTGGAAGTTTTGCCCGCTGATTACAAAATATTTGGGTTCAGAGTCACATTTTAAAGTGGTCTAAAATCCACACACAGGCTTCccggtctacacttaaaagttttgctaGCATAGCTCTGTCAGATGGGGGCATGAAAAATCACACCGCTAACTATCATAGCTAGGTCAGGAAAAGCTCTAAGGTAGatacagttatactggcaaaaaatcCACTAAAAATCAAGGTAAATAAATACCCATGAACTACATTCATGCCATTAACACTGCTCAGTGCTGCCTCATGTCTCCCAGGATGTGGATGGGAGCTAAACttaaacctttgaaaatcaggaaaTTATAAGTTTAAATACACCTGCAAcacaatcttaactctgcccttcCTTAAACCTTGAGCATGGGAAATAGTTCAGTAAGGCTGGTGTAAAGGTTTACAAACTATGAACGTAGGTGGTATCTTCTCCATCTCAGGAAGTCTCCAGGtcaagactggctgcctttctggaagatggtTTGTTCAAACACAAGGTGTTCAGCTCAATACAGCAGtagctggatgaaattctatagcctgtCTTATACAGGATGGATGAATAGTCCTTTCTGGCCACAAAATCTATGACTCTACAATAGACACGAGGAAGGACTGAGAGAACATGTCACTGTTTCTGTTGTGTTCCACAGATGGGAAAACCAGCATGTATCTGCATGCCTCCCAGCTGTGTCCGAACGGCATGAGGATCAATTGGAGCAGCTCGGTAGAGCTGTGACTGTGGTAGGAAGAAAAGTGCCTATCAacatctagtatcagaggggtagccatgttagtctggatctgtaaaagcagcaaagagtcctgtggcaccttatagactaacagatgttttggagcatgagctttcgtgggtgaatactcacttcattggatgcatgtacaCCTAATCTGCCTCATCTCAGTGCTGGGTGTTGTTGGTTGTGTCACTGAAGGTGCACAAGAGTGTGCTGTTGTCATGGAGACTGTCAGCAGCCTGGTGGCGCACATGCTAGTAGACTCCAGGGTTGATCAAAGACAAAGTGAAGACAGTGACGCAGAAGGAACactcaggggaaggggaagggagtatGTAGCATGGAGGCGTGGCCTGCCTCAGCCCTAGTCCTGGGAGGACCACAGCCCACCCCTTGGGCTGCAGAACAGGAAACCCACGCCCCCCTTCCGCCAGAAGCATCCTCAGTTTACGTGCACAGGAGCTGCCGAGGAAGATGGATGCTTCCCCCGCCGCTGCCAGAGCACGAGACCATGGAggagctcccagctctgctgcctgaGGACCGGCCTGAGCTTCCAGAGCCACCGGCTGGCCAAGGTGCTCAGGAGCGGCCTGGGGCTATGGCTCACCACCGATCCCAGGGGCACGAGGACACGTACAGCACAGAGGTCTCAAACCCAGAGAAGGTAGCAAGTAGCCCATGGAAACCAGATGAGTCTGGTTGGGCCTTGGCCGGATACTATGCTGGTGTGTGACAGGCAGATCCCTGCTGATCCTGTGGTGGACCACTCCACCACTGTCATGGccctggtggagtagggttgGCTCGGGTCCCCCTATCTCCTGCCAGCCCACCCCTGCCAGAGCACCTAACTGCCTGATGCCCTGCCCTGACTAAGGGTCTGGGCTTCCAGACTATGTTACTCTGCCCTGACCATAGGCGCCCATTTACCAAGTTGtcagggggtgcttgacccccactCTGCCTCAGGCCCAGCCCCTGTTCCACCCCTGCCTCTTCGCACCTCTGTCTCGCCTCCTGCCcgccacagaacagctgatcgctggcgggtgggagggaggtgctgaCCCACAAGGGTTGCAGTGTGTGCAGAGTCTGCCCCTAACTGttggtgccctgccctgcctgcaggccGGGTTCACAGACTCACTCttgcccagccagagccagcagaCTGAGCTCTAAAGACAGCTCATTTCCCCACTAATTGAATGCAGTGCTAAGGGCTTTGTGTGGCCTCCCTGAGGGCTGGACCCAGAGGGCTGGCCCCGCAGGATTACAGAGTGGGATTACCTTGCACGTCTGAGCTGGTTTGTATGGAGCAGGCTCAGTGTTTGAGTGATGGCCAGGGGTCATTATGCAGAACCCAAATCCAGGCTTTCccttagcaaagagaagatgtCAGACATCGCGCTGTGCTGCCCCTGTGCGCTGTTCCCAGAGTGGtggcaggggagggcagagcgCCAGCGTGTGTCACGGGTGTGTTGGGGTGTTGTTCATAGGAGCTGACTCCGTGGGCGTGCCGGGGCTGGAGCAATCGTGGGAAAacgagtgggtgctcagcacccaccgggaTAATCAGCTGTGGCAGCCACAAATCAGCCCTTGCGAATGCAGGGCCCCCTCAGCCTGTCCTAGCATTAACAGTTTCCAACCAATCCATTTGGTGggtgtggaaggggtgggggaagtgagcctgcccacaccagctgttcacccaccacccatggaGCCAGCAGTGTGTGGCTGTAATTCCTAGCCCGGCTCCTACTGCAGGTAAAGGTGGTCCCTTTCCAGGGCGCCatttgggcagggcagaggggcttCTGCTCCTCCCTGAGTTTCCTAGCACAGTCGGAAAATGAACTGCTGCTCCCCACCCTTCTGTCACTGGAGGATCCAGAAGCCCTTAGCTGCGAGCAGAGCTAGAATTTGCTTTGGCTGATAGGGCTGTTCCAGAAATCAGCAGCTGGGAAATGTAAATTCCCCCTTGTGCCAGCTCTGCTGCTCCGTGGCAGGGAACCGGAGGGCAGAGCTATATCATTCTGTCCACTCTCACTCCTTTGCACACAGAAGGTCTTTAATGAGGTTCTCAAACACCCCCTCCGGCTGAGAGCCTGAGAGCCTGTGCCACTTCAAAATCCCCCTGCCAGCTGCCGCAGCCAGCAGCCGTGCTAGCAGCCTGGGGACCAGAGGGACACTCAAAGCATCGTCTGTGGGAAATAGTTCCTTGTCACCCAGCTGACAGGATGAGTCAGGGGGAGCAGGTTCTGGCAAGCCTTGGCCAAGAGAAGGGACCTGATGATGCTGATCTCCTTAAGTCTCTCCCACAaagctggtcagttttattttcAGTGAAAGAGTTTATTTCAGTTCTATTTAGTCTATAATAGCCTAATTCAGTCATATTTTGGTGAAATAGTTATTTCAGTTGTTCCCAATGGAAATCAGAGGAAGTTATTGTACAGAGCTCTGCTTCGCAATCCCCAAATAACAATGTTTGCTTTCTTCAATTGGTCTATggattctggatttttttaaactattcctGGAGTGCTCttagttctatctgtttttacAGAATTAGAACAGATCACTTTACTAGCTTCCATAATATTTGAGTGTGCCTTGAAATGACATTGTTCAGAGGGCAAATCTTCTTAACATTTAAGATGTATCGTGTCATATTGTAGTTTCATTGAGGCACGGTTAAGACTCATCCAGTTGGGTCACTGTAGATACATACTCAGGATTTCTATATCACATTATAAAACTGAACAGTTTCCAGAGGCTAAAACAGGCTTTTAGATCAGTCATTTGTAAATATAAGttcaattttttaaatgtgtttttatgtTTTGAATCTTTACTATACCTTGAACTGAAGTGTGTTTTCATTTGTGCTGGTGAAATATCAAATGCAGTGTATAAATAGATTGCCGTGTTTAAGAGTTGATTTCTACTTCCTGAGTAATTAATAGGGAAAGGCGGCACTGCCATTGGAGAAAGGTGATAACATTTTTATATTCTGGAAATACACTTTCAGGTGTCTTAGAGCTGAtgggaaacaaacaaaaggaagtattgctACACACAAcgtacagtcagcctgtggaactccttgtcagggGGTGCTGTGAATGCCAAAACCTGGATACCTCCATTGCCTGTATCACTACACAGGCATGAATGGATTTAGCCTAGGAGGCAGGGTCAGCATGAGCCCCATTGGGAAGGTGGGATGTAGGGCAcccagaggtgaagtgactttctcAAGGCTAAGCAGGGAATCTGTGGCAAAGCAGAGAATCAAAACCAGAACATCTGAGCCTTATGCCTGTGCCTTAAGCACTAGGACACCCTTCCTACCCTGAGGCAGGAAAACCTTCTGGGCCGCTTTGAGTGCGTGGGTGTGGGTGGGTGCTAGACAGAGCCACCAGGaggggggagcagagagaaatggagttggggtgggggctcagtgtTGGGGCCTTAGGGGAAGGGATGGGACCAGGCTGTGGCACCAGCTGGCAAAACCAAGTCAGGTaatgctgaaacagggcagatAGAAATTGCATTCTGGGTATGATGTGAATCTAAACTCTGCATATTTCCCCTTCTTAGAAGCgaggggacaggaatccttacccagcgagctCACGTtttcatagttctcctgcatgacgtctctgtagagggctctctgagcaggatccagcagagccccctgccctgcagtgAAATACACGGCCACCTCCTCGAAgctcaccagcccctgaaagagcaagagcccCCCACTCAGCGCCTGctgcccctgccacagccccactattcatgggggagaggagccaattaAATGGAAGCTCTGAGTAGCTCACAGTCACTacggtcccacccccaccccactcagagCATCCAAGAGACACCAGGGTGAGGAgacgaagagagagccccttgtctctctcagcagttccatcacacacctactagccagagACTGACACAGGAGGTGAGCCCTAGCaaggtccagggagagctccctggtaggGAGCCCAACACaatcctcattgtgaggagctggATACGAAGGGCCACGTCATCTCCCCTAAGCCTCGCTGCTGAGCCTCACCTTCATCTCTCACAGCAGCCACTGGTTAGctgggtcaggctccagcaccgGGAGCCTGGCCCATTTTCCTAGCCTCACCTTGGTGGGTCGTGTCCTCTTCTATAAATTAGGGCATTTCACCTCCAGACCTCATGGCTCTGATCCTAGACTCTAAGCCACATATTAAACAAGTCCCAGCAGGTTTGCCACCCCCTGgcctcctccctttctccaccctgtgaatttcctgcctGTTCGAACCTCCAAATCAGACCCAAACCTTCCCACCACCTGTGTATTGCTGCCTCCTCCCACCTGAAGGAACCCACcagccaccccccaataatccctACCTGAACTGGCTCCGCTGCAGCcattcctctgccctgtgccatgGAAGGACGGGATGAGCTGGAGTGAAATGTGGAGTtttctgcagcctggcagggcaagaagggaaatgggggaggtttcagaacaggctttagttaatttcacaccACAATTCCCCCAGTTCTTTCCCAGCAGACAGACATCCTAGATTCTGCCATGGTGGGAAAATGTTTGATCTCTTTATTCCAGCAtagacctggcccctcccacCAGGCTGAGCCCACAGAGACATTTTAAAGTCTCCCAGTAACAAAGTCTCCGAACAATATGCTAGAGGACAGCAGAACAACGGGGCTGGGCAGACTCCACGGGGACTTGTTCTGTCCTTCCCCTCCTGTGCCCTGTTGCTAGCAGGCAATGGCCACCCCATCCCCGAGGCAGCCCCATCTCAGGCTCCTCCAACAGTCCCCAGTGACCCCCTGATCCCTTCTGGGGAATGACTCGGGGCaataatttcccacccaaacaaggacaaatcgctgctgATAATATGGTGGGAAACTCCCCAAAGCAGAGACTTTAAATGGCCATTTGAGACCTTTGGAAACAATAGAGTGAAAATCAGAGACCAGAGAGTTAATTTTAGGACAAACAGGGGACTCTCCTTGGACGTTATATCCAGCCCCGACAGCAAGCGAGAAAAGGAGAAGCACCAGCGAGAATTTGTACCAGGATGTGAGGGGGAAGGGGCACGGACAGGCGAAGGATGAAATTAACTCCCCCCACAGACGCTTCTCCCCTCGACTGCGCGGACAGTTCAACCCCCACCTGCCTCACTGAcctccccccaccttccctgccccacaggggaCGCACCCCCCGGGCCACGGTCTCGGCTCCCAGCTGTGCCGGGGCCGCTCCCAGGGCTCTCTGCAGTCACTTTCCCCGGGGTCTCCCCCGGCCCCACGGGTCACCCCGTGTCCGATCTCTGGGTCTGTTCGCCCAGTTCCCGCCCCACCGCTCGCGAGCCAGGCCGGCCCCTTTCTGTGTGTTCTGCAGACACCGGCCGCGCTGCAGCCAGCGCCTGCCCCGGGATCGCCGGGGGGAGACGGAGCGTCCCGgacaggggggcagggcccagatCTCCGGCCGGGGGCGGGActcaccgctccctgccccattcccacctCCTGGCTGCTAACACGTtcactgcccccccccgggctccCAGCTGTGCCGGGGCCGCTCCCAGGCCCCCTTTGCAGCGTCCCGCTCCCCGGGTCTCTCGCTCCCTCGGGCGGGGCCTGGCCGGAGAACCACCCCCCCCCGGCCGGGCACGGGGGGGGCTAGTGCCGGCCTCTCCCCGCACACACCCGGGAGCAGCAGCTTCCCGGCCGGATCTCGGCTCACAGCGGAGGCGGCAGCAGCGTCTGGTCCGTGCCAGGCCCGGGTCCCCCGAGATCCCACAGCGCCGGGCccagctcagggtgggggcagcacacccGCTCCCTCCCCTCTCGCTAGGAGCAGGAATCCACCTGGGAGCCGAGAccccacagggctctgggagctgtagttccttggccagctccctgcctccaGACCCGGCCCTGGCGCAGGgaaggaactacatttcccagcattcccgtgGCCGCTAGGcgcagggagggggaagctgaGTCTCCacgcgctgcagcttgctgtgggtggggagctgggtctGAAGTGGGTGGCAGCGTGAGACGGCAATAAGTGTGGCCAAGAAGCAGGCGGCTTTGGCCCTGCTAGTACCGCCAGAGCTCTtcccagactggcttagggatgCTGCTGTGACCTCGCATGGCAGCCCCCCCCAGCAGCGTCTCtagctgaagcctagcaagggggGTGTcgtgtatcagaggggtggccaggttagtctggatctgtaaaagcagcaaagaatcctgtggtaccttatagactaacagacgttttggagcatgagcttttgtgggtgaacacccacttcgtgggatgcatgTGGGAGGTATGTGGCTCCCACTAGAAGTTAGAAtgaaaagtctgggaggggaggctctactggacctgggtgGCTTTAGGTGCAGTACCAGGctcgtaggaggatttccacgtCTGAGCTGTGGAAGCAGAAGTTGGCTtgtcctttccagatttagctaatattcaggaATCCAGCACCTGCGTTCCGGAATTGAACACTCAAAATTCAGCAGTGCTCAAGCTCACTTTGAgctgctgttacttcatttctcccaaattaCATATGCTGAGACACTGTAACATGCTGTAGGAAAAGTAGGATAAAACTGAGCAACAAATGCTGGTGTCTCCCTACTGCGaactaggactggaattgctattttcaacagccattgccattctttttaatttgtttaaaaggaagacagtaataTTGCATTGGGAGCCCCCTTCCACCCcatgggctggggggagctgccattgtatctctccccatccccctcctgcc belongs to Gopherus flavomarginatus isolate rGopFla2 chromosome 10, rGopFla2.mat.asm, whole genome shotgun sequence and includes:
- the LOC127030137 gene encoding zinc finger protein 883-like translates to MAQGRGMAAAEPVQGLVSFEEVAVYFTAGQGALLDPAQRALYRDVMQENYENVSSLGCPVSKPDVISQLERGEEPWVPDLQGCEEGEMPRGACVAGAGMVSEEKKQNTQQENSEQVASHGGLSHGSRGNVSRHRVQGKVCESQHRPERGQRNQPAEKVGNSINCQGTHQDLLETTAQPRIPTGERKNTCAECGKHFTSHSGLLKHKRIHTGERPYGCSVCGKTFSQSIHLIRHHRIHTGEKPHECSECGKTFTLSSTLINHQRIHTGERPYTCSECGKKFTQSSGLVKHQRIHTGEKPYECCECGKSFTDRSDLINHQRIHTGERPYTCSECGKKFTRSSGLLIHQKIHTGEKPYKCCECGKSFIQSSALNKHQRIHTGERTYECCECGKSFSQSFHLIRHHRLHTGEKPYKCCECGKSFTQSSALNKHQRIHTGERPYECCECGESFSVKSDLIEHQNIHMGKIPHQCSDCGKTFTQSSSLNAHQRIHTGERPYECCECGKLFRQKSTLITHQARHTGERPYQCCDCGKGFSVSSDLIVHQRIHTGERPYRCSECGKSFTRSSPLKRHQSVHRRERQHRNSV